A genome region from Methylobacterium sp. FF17 includes the following:
- the glmU gene encoding bifunctional UDP-N-acetylglucosamine diphosphorylase/glucosamine-1-phosphate N-acetyltransferase GlmU, whose product MTDQTIQNAGRSLTAIVLAAGKGTRMRSDLPKVLHRVAGRTMLGHVLAAAREAGAGRIAVVVEPGQEAVAREIATLAPGASVHPQAERLGTAHAVLAARIVLEEGVLEEGVLEEGASGAVGDDVVIAFGDTPLITAATLARLRAPLAEGAAVAVLAFETGNPTGYGRVLTQGDRVLAIREEKDASADERTVTLCNAGLMALSGAHALSLLTRIGNANAAGEYYLPDAVALAVADGLPVAVVPVAEAEAQGVNDRVQLAVAEAEIQGRLRRAAQVAGTTLIAPETVFFSVDTVLGRDVLVEPHVVFGPGVTVGDGCVVHSFSHLEGATLAPGVQVGPYARLRPGAVLETGARIGNFVEVKNARMGAGAKANHLTYVGDAEVGAGANLGAGTITCNYDGVNKHRTTIGAGAFIGSNTALVAPVQVGAGAIVGAGSVIASDVPDEALAVSRGRQRVVAGWAPGKRAALQAEKAARARKP is encoded by the coding sequence ATGACGGACCAGACGATCCAGAATGCGGGGCGCAGCCTCACCGCCATCGTGCTCGCCGCCGGCAAGGGCACGCGGATGCGCTCGGATCTGCCCAAGGTGCTGCACCGGGTCGCCGGCCGGACCATGCTCGGCCACGTGCTCGCCGCCGCGCGGGAGGCGGGGGCCGGCCGCATCGCCGTGGTGGTGGAGCCCGGACAGGAGGCGGTCGCCCGCGAGATCGCGACCCTGGCGCCCGGCGCCTCGGTCCATCCCCAGGCCGAGCGCCTCGGCACCGCGCATGCGGTGCTCGCCGCCCGCATCGTCTTGGAGGAAGGCGTCTTGGAGGAGGGCGTCCTGGAGGAGGGCGCTTCCGGTGCGGTCGGCGACGACGTGGTGATCGCCTTCGGCGACACGCCGCTGATCACCGCCGCCACCCTCGCCCGCCTGCGCGCGCCGCTCGCCGAGGGCGCGGCGGTCGCGGTGCTGGCCTTCGAGACCGGGAACCCGACGGGCTACGGCCGGGTGCTGACGCAGGGCGACCGGGTGCTGGCGATCCGCGAGGAGAAGGACGCGAGCGCGGACGAGCGCACCGTCACCCTGTGCAATGCCGGGCTGATGGCCCTGTCGGGCGCCCACGCCCTGTCCCTCCTCACCCGCATCGGCAACGCCAACGCGGCGGGCGAGTACTACCTGCCCGACGCGGTCGCCCTCGCGGTGGCGGACGGCCTGCCCGTCGCGGTGGTGCCGGTGGCCGAGGCGGAGGCGCAAGGGGTCAACGACCGGGTCCAGCTCGCGGTCGCCGAGGCCGAGATCCAGGGGCGCCTGCGCCGCGCCGCGCAGGTGGCGGGGACGACGCTGATCGCGCCGGAAACCGTTTTCTTCAGCGTGGACACGGTGTTGGGGCGGGACGTTCTCGTGGAACCTCACGTGGTGTTCGGGCCCGGCGTGACGGTCGGGGACGGATGCGTGGTGCACAGCTTCTCGCATCTGGAGGGCGCCACCCTGGCGCCCGGCGTGCAGGTCGGCCCCTATGCCCGCCTGCGCCCCGGCGCGGTGCTGGAGACGGGGGCACGCATCGGCAACTTCGTCGAGGTCAAGAACGCCCGCATGGGGGCGGGCGCCAAGGCCAACCACCTCACCTACGTGGGCGATGCCGAGGTCGGGGCGGGGGCCAATCTCGGGGCCGGCACCATCACCTGCAACTACGACGGGGTGAACAAGCATCGCACCACGATCGGGGCGGGCGCCTTCATCGGCTCGAACACCGCGCTGGTCGCCCCCGTGCAGGTCGGGGCGGGCGCCATCGTCGGCGCCGGCTCGGTGATCGCCTCGGACGTGCCGGACGAGGCGCTGGCGGTCTCGCGGGGGCGCCAGCGCGTCGTCGCCGGCTGGGCGCCGGGCAAGCGCGCGGCCCTCCAGGCCGAGAAGGCCGCGCGGGCGAGGAAGCCGTAA
- a CDS encoding family 2A encapsulin nanocompartment cargo protein cysteine desulfurase: protein MTTPSAPSVGLPAGLFGDTAHADLVGRLAREIYGQGQAASAPLTPSLPQTPQAPQALENLPQGLGHPLAPKGDLATPSIPAGSAPSGLQPDASALGARRFGAPPVGLSGLTGPGFAQHSAFPSAFPSVHPEAQGPRSGLPEFFVPSVADVAAFLPGGRDLHATIAQDHPRAHAFAQVLAPSLVPEAPGHEGKNTSHQSASHKNTAHKNTSHKDASRETVSRSGRTSPDAARKAEIAEAPFSSGDYYFLTDRYFLTDRSRTGGAAPAPSSRVEPGHRHAPHLAAQGTSPVAAPFDVERVRKDFPALHQSVNGHPLVWLDNAATTHKPQSVIDITSEFYARHNSNIHRAAHTLAARSTDLFEGGRERVRRFLNAASTDEIVFLRGTTEAINLVANSYGRSTIGPGDEIIVSQIEHHANIVPWQLLTQATAATLRVIPVNDRGEIIFEQFATLLSGRTKLVSVTHVANALGTINPVSEIIALAHAYGVPVLVDAAQSSPHIPLDVQALDADFLVFSGHKVFGPTGIGALYGKRALLEAMPPWQGGGHMIEDVTFARTVYKGVPEKFEAGTPDIAGAVGLGAALDYLESVGLPGIAAYEHDLLDYAQAGLAEVKGLRLIGTAHHKASVMSFVIDGHENEAVARHLDARGIAVRSGHHCALPALRRFGIDQSVRASLAFYNTRADVDAFLEGLHALPRR, encoded by the coding sequence ATGACTACGCCTAGCGCGCCGTCCGTCGGCCTCCCCGCGGGGCTGTTCGGCGATACGGCGCATGCGGACCTCGTCGGGCGCCTCGCCCGCGAGATCTACGGTCAGGGTCAGGCGGCCTCCGCGCCCCTGACCCCCAGCCTGCCGCAGACGCCGCAAGCACCGCAGGCCCTGGAGAATCTTCCCCAGGGCCTCGGCCACCCCCTCGCCCCCAAGGGGGATCTCGCCACGCCGTCGATCCCGGCGGGCTCGGCGCCGTCCGGCCTCCAGCCCGACGCCTCGGCGCTCGGCGCCCGCAGGTTCGGCGCCCCGCCGGTCGGCCTGTCCGGTCTGACGGGGCCGGGTTTCGCCCAGCACTCGGCCTTTCCCTCGGCCTTTCCCTCGGTCCATCCCGAGGCCCAGGGGCCGCGCTCGGGCCTGCCCGAGTTCTTCGTGCCGAGCGTCGCGGACGTGGCCGCCTTCCTGCCCGGCGGCCGCGACCTCCACGCCACCATCGCCCAGGACCACCCGCGCGCCCATGCCTTCGCGCAGGTTTTGGCCCCCTCCCTGGTGCCCGAGGCCCCCGGCCATGAGGGCAAAAACACCTCCCACCAGAGCGCCTCGCACAAGAACACCGCGCACAAGAACACCTCCCACAAGGACGCCTCGCGGGAGACCGTTTCCCGCAGCGGCCGGACATCCCCGGACGCGGCCCGAAAGGCCGAGATCGCCGAGGCGCCGTTCTCGTCGGGCGACTACTACTTCCTGACGGACAGGTACTTCCTGACGGACAGGAGCCGGACGGGCGGGGCCGCGCCCGCCCCGTCGTCCCGCGTCGAGCCGGGCCACCGGCACGCCCCGCATCTCGCCGCGCAAGGGACGAGCCCCGTGGCGGCGCCCTTCGACGTGGAGCGGGTCCGCAAGGACTTCCCGGCCCTGCACCAGAGCGTCAACGGCCATCCCCTGGTCTGGCTCGACAACGCGGCCACCACCCACAAGCCCCAGAGCGTGATCGACATCACCTCGGAGTTCTACGCCCGCCACAACTCGAACATCCACCGGGCGGCGCATACGCTGGCGGCCCGCTCCACGGACCTGTTCGAGGGCGGGCGCGAGCGGGTGCGCCGGTTCCTCAACGCGGCCTCGACGGACGAGATCGTCTTCCTGCGCGGGACCACCGAGGCGATCAACCTCGTCGCCAATTCCTACGGCCGCTCGACGATCGGCCCGGGCGACGAGATCATCGTCAGCCAGATCGAGCACCACGCCAACATCGTGCCCTGGCAGCTCCTGACCCAGGCGACGGCGGCGACCCTGCGGGTGATCCCGGTCAACGACCGGGGCGAGATCATCTTCGAGCAGTTCGCGACCCTGCTCTCGGGCCGCACCAAGCTCGTCTCGGTGACCCACGTCGCCAACGCGCTGGGCACCATCAACCCGGTCTCCGAGATCATCGCGCTCGCCCACGCCTACGGGGTGCCGGTGCTGGTGGATGCGGCCCAGTCCTCGCCGCACATCCCGCTCGACGTGCAGGCGCTCGATGCCGACTTCCTGGTCTTCTCCGGCCACAAGGTGTTCGGGCCGACGGGGATCGGCGCCCTCTACGGCAAGCGCGCGCTCCTCGAGGCGATGCCGCCCTGGCAGGGCGGCGGCCACATGATCGAGGACGTCACCTTCGCGCGGACCGTCTACAAGGGCGTGCCCGAGAAGTTCGAGGCGGGCACCCCCGACATCGCCGGGGCGGTGGGCCTGGGAGCCGCCCTCGACTACCTGGAGAGCGTCGGCCTGCCCGGCATCGCGGCCTACGAGCACGACCTGCTCGACTACGCGCAAGCGGGCTTGGCCGAGGTGAAGGGCCTTCGCCTCATCGGCACCGCCCACCACAAGGCCAGCGTGATGTCCTTCGTCATCGACGGGCACGAGAACGAGGCGGTGGCCCGGCACCTCGACGCGCGCGGCATCGCGGTGCGTTCCGGACACCACTGCGCCCTGCCGGCCCTGCGCCGCTTCGGAATCGACCAGTCGGTGCGGGCCTCGCTGGCCTTCTACAACACCCGCGCGGACGTGGACGCCTTCCTCGAAGGCCTCCACGCCCTGCCGCGCCGCTGA
- a CDS encoding family 2B encapsulin nanocompartment shell protein, whose amino-acid sequence MSGPGLSVSASAARNLATATVTSVQNAANTPRWFHRLLPFVDVAGGVYRVNRRAVVLAKPGRIELSNDAGDRAVRPASLRRIPLFSRLGDNELAALAGKFTASQHKAGEIIAEEGSTGRSLTVVADGTVELTLSGPFKGRLRQGLATGGDYFGDGDLVGENTPAPAVKALSAVTLLTLDRAAIEDEGIRSRITQYVEERDRLKGHTNSHGEQGIELLAVHTGEPRLPTTFVDYEEDPREYHLSTIQTILHTHTRVTDLYSNEIDQLREQIRLTVDAVKEREEWELFNNSEFGLLHEVSQRQRIPTRGGPPTPDDLDELLTLVWKKPAFFVAHPRAIAAFGREATRRGVPPVVIHLFGSPFLTWRGVPIVPSDKLPIDIDPVTGAQTTSILLLRVGEGEQGVVGLQKSGVTGEIETGLSVRYMGTNDHSIASHLVTRYFSAAVLVEDAIARLDNVLLGNYHDYA is encoded by the coding sequence ATGAGTGGACCGGGTCTGAGCGTGAGCGCCTCGGCGGCACGCAATCTCGCAACCGCGACCGTCACCTCGGTCCAGAACGCGGCCAACACCCCCCGCTGGTTCCATCGCCTGCTGCCCTTCGTGGACGTCGCCGGCGGCGTCTACCGGGTCAACCGCCGGGCGGTGGTGCTGGCCAAGCCCGGCCGGATCGAGCTGTCCAACGACGCGGGCGACCGCGCCGTGCGCCCGGCCTCGCTGCGGCGCATCCCGCTGTTCAGCCGGCTCGGCGACAACGAGCTCGCGGCGCTGGCGGGCAAGTTCACCGCCTCCCAGCACAAGGCCGGCGAGATCATCGCCGAGGAGGGCTCCACCGGCCGCAGCCTGACCGTGGTGGCGGACGGCACCGTCGAACTCACCCTGTCCGGCCCGTTCAAGGGCCGCCTGCGCCAGGGCCTGGCGACGGGGGGCGACTACTTCGGTGACGGCGACCTCGTCGGCGAGAACACGCCCGCGCCCGCCGTGAAGGCGCTCTCGGCGGTGACCCTGCTCACCCTCGACCGGGCCGCGATCGAGGACGAGGGCATCCGCTCGCGCATCACCCAGTATGTCGAGGAGCGCGACCGCCTCAAGGGCCACACCAATTCCCACGGCGAGCAGGGCATCGAGCTGCTCGCGGTCCATACCGGCGAGCCGCGCCTGCCCACCACCTTCGTGGATTACGAGGAGGACCCGCGCGAGTACCACCTCTCCACGATCCAGACGATCCTGCACACCCATACCCGCGTCACCGACCTCTATTCCAACGAGATCGACCAGCTGCGCGAGCAGATCCGGCTCACGGTCGATGCCGTGAAGGAGCGGGAGGAGTGGGAGCTCTTCAACAATTCCGAGTTCGGCCTGCTCCACGAGGTCAGCCAGCGCCAGCGCATCCCCACCCGCGGCGGCCCGCCCACCCCGGACGACCTCGACGAACTGCTGACGCTCGTCTGGAAGAAGCCCGCCTTCTTCGTGGCCCATCCCCGCGCCATCGCGGCCTTCGGCCGGGAGGCGACCCGGCGCGGCGTGCCCCCGGTGGTGATCCACCTGTTCGGCTCGCCCTTCCTGACCTGGCGCGGCGTGCCGATCGTACCGAGCGACAAGCTGCCCATCGACATCGACCCGGTGACCGGCGCCCAGACCACCTCGATCCTGCTGCTGCGCGTCGGCGAGGGCGAGCAGGGCGTGGTCGGCCTGCAGAAATCCGGCGTCACCGGCGAGATCGAGACCGGCCTGTCGGTGCGCTACATGGGCACCAACGACCATTCCATCGCCTCGCACCTCGTGACCCGCTACTTCTCGGCCGCCGTGCTGGTGGAGGATGCGATCGCACGCCTCGATAACGTGCTGCTGGGCAACTACCATGACTACGCCTAG
- the glmS gene encoding glutamine--fructose-6-phosphate transaminase (isomerizing), with protein sequence MCGIVGIVGRDAVAGQLVEALRRLEYRGYDSAGIATLTEGRLERRRAEGKLGNLEMRLRDEPLSGAIGIGHTRWATHGRPNETNAHPHATARLAVVHNGIIENFRELKAELQGQGVRFESETDTEVVAQLVSHAMDGGLGPVEAVAACLPRLHGAFALGFVFAGHDDLLIGARHGAPLAIGFGEGETYLGSDALALAPFTEAITYLDEGDWAILSRAGAEIRDIAGRPVTRERQRIVAQAYRVEKGNHRHFMGKEIHEQPEVVGRTLSHYVDLANGRVALPEALPFDFAKLSRISITACGTAYYAGLVAKYWFESLARLPVEIDVASEARYREPPLDRDGLTLVISQSGETADTLASLRYAKAQGQHTLAVVNVPTSTIAREASATVPTLAGPEIGVASTKAFSCQLTVLLCLAIAAGRARGTLDAEAERRLVDALITVPGLMAEATRLEGEIEGLAREVSKARDVLYLGRGTSYPMALEGALKLKEISYIHAEGYAAGELKHGPIALIDESVPVIVIAPHDAIFEKTVSNMQEVAARGGRIILIGDAKGAAAAGLDTMATVTMPDLDPVVAPIVYAVPIQLIAYHTAVFMGKDVDQPRNLAKSVTVE encoded by the coding sequence ATGTGCGGAATCGTTGGCATCGTCGGACGGGACGCCGTGGCCGGGCAGCTGGTGGAAGCCCTGCGCCGGCTCGAATATCGCGGCTACGATTCGGCCGGCATCGCCACCCTGACGGAGGGGCGGCTTGAGCGCCGCCGGGCCGAGGGCAAGCTCGGCAACCTCGAGATGCGCCTGCGCGACGAACCCTTGAGCGGCGCCATCGGCATCGGCCACACCCGCTGGGCGACCCACGGGCGCCCCAACGAGACCAACGCCCACCCGCACGCGACCGCGCGCCTCGCCGTCGTGCATAACGGCATCATCGAGAATTTCCGCGAGTTGAAGGCCGAGCTTCAGGGCCAGGGCGTGCGCTTCGAGAGCGAGACCGACACCGAGGTGGTGGCCCAGCTCGTCAGCCACGCCATGGACGGGGGCCTAGGCCCCGTCGAGGCGGTGGCCGCCTGCCTGCCGCGCCTGCACGGGGCCTTCGCGCTCGGCTTCGTGTTCGCGGGCCACGACGACCTCCTCATCGGCGCCCGCCACGGCGCGCCGCTCGCCATCGGCTTCGGCGAGGGCGAGACCTATCTCGGCTCGGACGCCCTGGCGCTCGCCCCCTTCACGGAAGCGATCACCTACCTCGACGAGGGCGACTGGGCGATCCTGTCGCGCGCCGGCGCCGAGATCCGCGACATCGCCGGCCGGCCCGTGACCCGCGAGCGCCAGCGCATCGTCGCCCAGGCCTACCGGGTGGAGAAGGGCAACCACCGCCACTTCATGGGCAAGGAGATCCACGAGCAGCCCGAGGTGGTGGGCCGCACCCTGAGCCATTACGTCGACCTCGCCAACGGCCGGGTCGCCCTGCCCGAGGCCCTGCCCTTCGACTTCGCCAAGCTGTCGCGGATCTCGATCACCGCCTGCGGCACGGCCTACTACGCGGGGCTGGTGGCCAAGTACTGGTTCGAGAGCCTGGCCCGGCTCCCCGTCGAGATCGACGTGGCTTCGGAGGCGCGCTACCGCGAGCCGCCGCTGGACCGGGACGGGCTCACCCTGGTCATCTCGCAATCGGGCGAGACCGCCGACACCCTGGCCTCGCTCCGCTACGCCAAGGCGCAGGGGCAGCACACCCTGGCGGTGGTGAACGTGCCGACCTCGACCATCGCCCGGGAGGCCTCCGCCACCGTGCCGACGCTGGCCGGCCCCGAGATCGGGGTCGCCTCCACCAAGGCGTTCTCGTGCCAGCTCACCGTGCTCCTGTGCCTCGCCATCGCGGCGGGCCGGGCGCGCGGCACCCTCGACGCGGAGGCCGAGCGCCGCCTCGTCGACGCGCTGATCACCGTGCCGGGCCTGATGGCGGAGGCCACCCGGCTGGAGGGCGAGATCGAGGGGCTGGCGCGCGAGGTCTCGAAGGCCCGCGACGTGCTCTATCTGGGGCGCGGCACCAGCTATCCGATGGCGCTGGAGGGCGCGCTGAAGCTCAAGGAAATCAGCTACATCCACGCGGAAGGTTATGCGGCGGGTGAACTCAAGCACGGCCCGATCGCGCTGATCGACGAGAGCGTGCCGGTGATCGTGATCGCCCCCCACGACGCGATCTTCGAGAAGACCGTCTCGAACATGCAGGAGGTGGCCGCGCGCGGCGGGCGCATCATCCTGATCGGCGACGCCAAGGGCGCGGCCGCCGCCGGCCTCGACACCATGGCCACCGTGACCATGCCCGACCTCGACCCGGTGGTGGCGCCCATCGTCTACGCGGTGCCGATCCAGCTCATCGCCTACCACACCGCCGTCTTCATGGGGAAAGACGTCGACCAGCCCCGCAACCTCGCGAAATCCGTCACCGTGGAATAG
- a CDS encoding glucan biosynthesis protein — MTPPNPDFLDDPSAGGPSRRTVLRQAGRAAFASALAGGLAALPGRALADEAPSLPADGAPFQPGLVADLARALAKRPYAAPRTDDLPDALTGLNREQYAAIRTRPGSAVWAEAGLGFTVEPLHRGSVFRSRVALALVEEGVVRALPYDPARFETEGVALPALKDDPGYSGFRLRARFRGGDLADFAVFQGASFFRLVATGQGFGVTARALTLRPADAKGEEFPEFRAVWIERPGPGGPLVLHALVDSPSATAALRMSLRPGDASLCDVEGTVFARAAIDHLGLGGMTTSYLFGPHDRRGADDARAGAYASGGLQIRTGFDEAIWRPVRNPETLQISAFVDENPKGFGLMQRARGYGAFQDDVQHWEWRPSLWLEPLGAWGPGAVTLLEIPSDSEFNENVLAYWRPKAALAAGAELPFSYRQHWCWQPPEPPPVAQVSGTRSGRGTENRRLFLVDFTGPGLAAPGDIQTQLGVAPGAITASTLYRYPERDTLRVAFELDPRGEKSCELRLNLQRAGTPLTETWLYRWTP; from the coding sequence ATGACGCCGCCGAACCCGGACTTCCTCGACGACCCGTCCGCCGGCGGCCCCAGCCGCCGCACCGTGCTCCGGCAGGCCGGCCGCGCGGCCTTCGCAAGCGCCCTGGCCGGCGGCCTCGCCGCCCTGCCCGGCCGGGCCCTGGCCGACGAGGCCCCGTCCCTGCCGGCCGACGGCGCGCCGTTCCAGCCCGGCCTGGTCGCGGATCTGGCCCGGGCCCTGGCCAAGCGCCCCTACGCGGCGCCGCGCACCGACGACCTGCCCGACGCGCTGACGGGCCTCAACCGCGAGCAATATGCCGCCATCCGCACCCGGCCCGGCAGCGCCGTCTGGGCCGAGGCGGGCCTCGGCTTCACCGTGGAGCCGCTGCATCGCGGCTCGGTGTTCCGCTCCCGCGTGGCGCTGGCCCTGGTGGAGGAGGGGGTCGTGCGCGCCCTGCCCTACGACCCGGCCCGGTTCGAGACCGAAGGCGTCGCCCTGCCGGCCCTCAAGGACGATCCCGGCTATTCGGGCTTTCGCCTGCGCGCCCGCTTCCGGGGCGGCGATCTCGCCGACTTCGCGGTGTTCCAGGGCGCCTCGTTCTTCCGCCTCGTCGCCACCGGCCAGGGTTTTGGCGTGACGGCGCGGGCGCTCACCCTGCGCCCGGCCGACGCGAAGGGCGAGGAATTCCCCGAGTTCCGCGCGGTCTGGATCGAGCGGCCGGGCCCCGGCGGCCCCCTCGTCCTGCACGCCCTGGTGGATTCGCCCTCCGCCACGGCGGCCCTGCGCATGAGCCTGCGCCCCGGCGACGCCTCGCTCTGCGACGTCGAGGGCACGGTCTTCGCCCGCGCGGCCATCGACCATCTCGGCCTCGGCGGCATGACCACGAGCTACCTGTTCGGACCCCACGACCGGCGCGGCGCGGACGACGCCCGCGCGGGCGCCTATGCCAGCGGCGGCCTGCAGATCCGCACCGGGTTCGACGAGGCGATCTGGCGCCCCGTGCGCAACCCCGAGACCCTGCAGATCTCCGCCTTCGTGGACGAGAACCCGAAGGGCTTCGGCCTGATGCAGCGGGCGCGCGGCTACGGCGCCTTCCAGGACGACGTGCAGCACTGGGAGTGGCGCCCCTCGCTCTGGCTCGAGCCGCTGGGCGCCTGGGGCCCGGGCGCGGTGACGCTCCTGGAGATCCCCAGCGATTCCGAGTTCAACGAGAACGTGCTGGCCTATTGGCGCCCCAAGGCGGCCCTGGCCGCCGGGGCCGAGCTGCCCTTCAGCTATCGCCAGCACTGGTGCTGGCAGCCCCCCGAGCCGCCCCCCGTGGCGCAGGTCTCGGGCACCCGCAGCGGGCGGGGCACCGAGAACCGGCGCCTGTTCCTGGTGGACTTCACCGGGCCCGGCCTCGCCGCCCCCGGCGACATCCAGACCCAGCTCGGCGTCGCCCCGGGGGCGATCACCGCGAGCACCCTCTACCGCTACCCCGAGCGCGACACCCTGCGGGTCGCCTTCGAACTCGACCCCAGGGGCGAGAAATCCTGCGAGCTGCGGCTCAACCTGCAGCGCGCCGGCACGCCGCTGACCGAAACCTGGCTCTACCGTTGGACCCCGTGA